In Octopus bimaculoides isolate UCB-OBI-ISO-001 chromosome 5, ASM119413v2, whole genome shotgun sequence, a genomic segment contains:
- the LOC106868477 gene encoding F-box/LRR-repeat protein 2-like: protein MSDNGLKILVSKHSESLQELEMFGCFNITSRGIRHLASVCTNLRTLQLGQCYKLTDSCIAEVSSSLCCVQNLDLRGCKQIKDSCIEKIVANCSRLHTLALANCPNISNNAMQKIASTLPGIRSIDVCGCKLITDESVNRLATNCRQLVYLDISSTGCTYKSICRLAEQGSNDLETLKLNFITGITETSLTKLTNSCKRLTTLHLYGCKRVKNLEKIQALHPNLIIEADRD from the exons ATGTCAGACAATGGGTTGAAAATACTGGTATCGAAACATTCGGAAAG CTTACAAGAATTAGAAATGTTTGGCTGTTTTAACATCACTTCTCGAGGAATCCGGCACCTTGCTAGTGTATGCACTAATCTACGCACCTTACAGCTAGGACAATGTTATAAG CTGACAGATTCCTGCATTGCTGAAGTATCAAGTAGTTTATGCTGCGTTCAAAACTTGGATCTCAGGGGTTGTAAGCAG atcAAAGATAGTTGTATTGAAAAGATTGTTGCTAACTGTTCCCGGTTACACACTTTAGCATTGGCCAATTGTCCAAATATTAGTAACAATGCTATGCAAAAGATAGCTTCCACTCTTCCAGGTATCCG GAGTATTGATGTTTGTGGCTGCAAGCTAATCACAGATGAGAGTGTGAATCGATTAGCTACTAACTGTCGCCAGCTTGTTTATTTAGATATCAGTTCTACAGGCTGCACATACAAAAG tATATGCAGACTAGCTGAACAGGGATCAAATGATCTTGAAACTTTAAAACTTAATTTTATTACTGGAATTACTGAGACCAGTCTAACAAAACTCACTAATAGTTGTAAAAG ATTGACAACTCTACATTTGTACGGGTGCAAACGAGTGAAGAATCTAGAGAAAATCCAAGCTCTACATCCAAACTTAATTATTGAAGCAGACAGAGACTGA